Proteins from a single region of Urocitellus parryii isolate mUroPar1 chromosome 4, mUroPar1.hap1, whole genome shotgun sequence:
- the LOC113177507 gene encoding olfactory receptor 4C15-like, giving the protein MMQNQSFITEFVLLGLSQNPIVQKIVFVVFLLVYIATIGGNIMTALTILCSPALLGSPMYFFLASLSFLDACFSSVITPKMAVDSLYEKKTISYQGCMMQVFAEHFFAGVELIVLAVMAYDRYVAICKPLHYSAIMNWRLCGILMGVAWIGGFLHSIIQILFTFQLPFCGPNIIDHFICDLYPLLELACTDTHIFGLLVIANSGSIRMIIFCLLLVSYGVILFSLRTHSAEGRRKALFTCGSHITVVVLFFVPCIFIYARPPSAFPFDKMVAIFYTILTPLLNPLIYTLRNKEVKNAMRKVWKRVVVVSNEK; this is encoded by the coding sequence ATGATGCAAAACCAAAGCTTCATAACTGAATTTGTCCTCCTGGGGCTTTCACAGAATCCTATTGTTCAGAAAATAGTATTCGTTGTGTTTTTGTTGGTCTATATTGCAACTATTGGAGGCAACATAATGACTGCACTGACCATCCTCTGTAGCCCTGCACTGCTGGgctcccccatgtacttcttcttGGCATCCTTATCCTTCCTGGATGCCTGCTTCTCCTCAGTCATCACACCAAAGATGGCTGTGGATTCGCTGTATGAGAAGAAAACCATCTCTTATCAAGGATGCATGATGCAAGTatttgctgaacatttttttgcTGGGGTGGAGTTGATTGTTCTTGCAgtcatggcctatgaccgctatgtggccatttgcAAGCCCTTGCACTACTCTGCCATCATGAACTGGAGGCTCTGTGGCATTTTGATGGGGGTGGCCTGGATAGGGGGCTTCTTGCATTCCATCATACAGATTCTCTTTACTTTCCAGCTGCCCTTTTGTGGCCCCAATATCATTGATCATTTCATATGTGACTTGTACCCATTACTGGAGCTGGCCTGCACTGACACTCACATCTTTGGACTTTTGGTAATTGCCAACAGTGGATCTATCCGCATGATAATTTTCTGTTTGTTGCTGGTCTCCTATGGCGTCATCTTATTCTCCCTGAGAACACACAGTGCTGAAGGGCGGAGGAAAGCTCTGTTCACCTGTGGATCTCACATTACAGTTGTGGTTTTATTCTTTGTcccatgcatatttatatatgcaagaCCTCCTTCTGCTTTCCCATTTGACAAAATGGTAGCCATATTTTACACCATCCTAACTCCCTTGCTCAATCCTTTGATTTATACTTTGAGGAATAAGGAAGTGAAAAATGCCATGAGGAAAGTGTGGAAGAGAGTGGTGGTGGTttccaatgaaaaataa